In the genome of Entelurus aequoreus isolate RoL-2023_Sb linkage group LG15, RoL_Eaeq_v1.1, whole genome shotgun sequence, one region contains:
- the zgc:112408 gene encoding uncharacterized protein zgc:112408 encodes MNYLNKNICFVFQVVQHYERAVIFRLGRVVTKPARGPGVFWFIPWLDITHKVDLRIMSFSLCFFPSVLIGLVSPLSAANLCSRVTSCVFRLPVFPSCSQAAPLGSRPPAWTRTLTPPSSPRPHVCLTDLRARVAPPWTSAPLAQHSR; translated from the exons ATGaattatttaaacaaaaacatcTGCTTTGTGTTTCAGGTGGTTCAACATTATGAGCGTGCCGTCATTTTCAGGTTGGGTCGTGTCGTTACCAAACCAGCCAGAGGACCCG GCGTCTTCTGGTTCATCCCCTGGCTGGACATCACCCACAAAGTAGACCTGAGGATCATGTCATTCTCTCTGTGTTTCTTCCCCTCCGTGTTGATTGGTCTCGTGTCCCCCTTGTCGGCAGCGAACCTTTGTTCCCGCGTGACGAGCTGTGTGTTtcgtctccctgtgttcccctctTGTTCTCAGGCTGCCCcacttggatctcgacctcccgcctggacacggactttgacgcctcccTCCTCCCCTCGACCTCACGTCTGTCTCACGGATCTCCGAGCTCGTGTTGCccccccttggacttccgcacctctcgctcaacactcccggtaa